Proteins encoded by one window of Fusobacterium varium:
- a CDS encoding MBL fold metallo-hydrolase, which translates to MNIYYIYHSCFVVEDEKNILIFDYYKTPRKLESKIEILDFIKRKDKKVSVFSSHIHHDHFNPEILKWHEINGNIKYIFSSDIKVKPNDLDIIFLEENQERKTSDLTIKTYGSTDEGVSFWVEVGEKVVFHAGDLNWWAWSDDTLEEEKYMKEKFQGIIEKIKENDKKIDIAFFPVDPRLEENMFKGGEYFIEKLEPKYFVPMHFDNGYKEIEEFRKQFSNSKTEVLKIKDILEKIEY; encoded by the coding sequence ATGAATATTTATTATATTTATCATAGTTGTTTTGTAGTTGAAGATGAAAAAAATATATTAATTTTTGATTATTATAAAACTCCAAGAAAATTAGAGTCTAAAATAGAGATTTTAGATTTTATTAAAAGAAAAGATAAAAAAGTATCTGTTTTTTCTTCACATATACACCATGATCATTTTAATCCTGAAATATTAAAATGGCATGAAATTAATGGAAATATCAAGTATATTTTTAGTTCAGATATAAAAGTTAAACCAAATGATTTAGATATAATATTTTTAGAAGAAAATCAAGAGAGAAAAACTTCAGATCTGACTATAAAAACTTATGGTTCAACAGATGAAGGAGTATCTTTTTGGGTAGAGGTAGGAGAAAAGGTAGTATTCCATGCTGGGGATCTGAATTGGTGGGCATGGTCAGATGATACTTTAGAAGAAGAAAAGTATATGAAAGAGAAGTTTCAAGGGATAATAGAGAAGATAAAAGAAAATGATAAGAAAATAGATATTGCATTTTTTCCAGTAGACCCTAGATTGGAAGAGAATATGTTTAAAGGTGGGGAATATTTTATTGAGAAGCTAGAGCCTAAATATTTTGTTCCTATGCACTTTGATAATGGTTATAAAGAGATAGAGGAGTTTAGAAAACAGTTTTCTAATTCAAAAACAGAGGTATTAAAAATAAAAGATATTTTAGAAAAAATTGAATACTAA
- a CDS encoding DEAD/DEAH box helicase has protein sequence MNWEKKEYRIEDIYIMLKTDEKGKYIVPVLSKDEILESLDFIDIDDEKYNKMKAVLSYIKGIKEDSFFIDWEKEYQEAYLSEHSNLIPYLIDNEKFVDENMNTIKWEKENNVLTLIIKEKEGDTNLLCTELLLNESYNDFEIVTEEVLEREGVFYLLPFEENNLHTLKELIGTISKKELENFITMTVKYFKNIEIEYLDYKIVEGEKNTPVPQVIIEKISQDNSLYLQINVVISTMDYEFLKKNEITKTAIVNNLEKKISISEIDLRKLPEAVEEIVKILAKLQKNIKMKSGFYLDDDNLIILQEKLAKEFITKELLQLASKYKVVGTDKLRKYNIKAVKPKVIGNFSHSIDFLEGEVELEIEGEKFSILDVLSSYKKDSYIVLSDGTSALINRKYIEKLERLFKDSDDKKKVKLSFFDLPVIEELIEDKIFTQEMNKSRSFFKGINSVKDYGIDPPKVKAKLREYQEYGYKWLAYLMDNNLGGCLADDMGLGKTLQAIAVLTRLHEVKGKKSLVIMPKSLIYNWEGEIKKFSPKLKVGIYYGNFRNTDIIKKNSVILTTYGTIRNDIEVLRDMQFDTIILDESQNIKNINAQTTKAIMLLNSKNRIALSGTPIENNLGELYSLFRFLNPAMFGTAEEFNTYYAVPIQKENDPEAIEELKKKIYPFILRRVKKEVLKDLPDKIEKTMFIEMNPEQKKLYEERRSYYYKMVNSQIKENGIGKTQFFILQALNELRQITSCPESKSNGVMSSKREVLVNNILEAVENGHKVLVFTNYINSIENICEDLEKNKINYLSMTGSTKDRQSLVDKFQKDNKYKVFIMTLKTGGVGLNLTAADTIFIYDPWWNKTVENQAIDRAYRLGQDRTVFSYKLILKDTIEEKILQLQDTKSKLLDSLISEDSASVKTLTEKDIEFILGE, from the coding sequence ATGAACTGGGAAAAGAAAGAATACAGAATAGAAGATATTTATATAATGTTAAAAACAGATGAAAAGGGAAAATATATAGTTCCTGTTTTGAGTAAAGATGAGATATTAGAATCTTTAGATTTTATAGATATAGATGATGAAAAATATAATAAGATGAAAGCTGTACTTTCTTATATTAAGGGGATAAAGGAGGACAGCTTCTTTATTGATTGGGAAAAGGAGTATCAAGAAGCTTACCTCAGCGAACATTCAAATCTGATTCCCTACCTAATAGACAATGAAAAATTTGTTGATGAGAATATGAACACTATAAAGTGGGAGAAAGAGAATAATGTTTTAACTCTTATTATTAAAGAAAAAGAGGGAGATACAAATTTATTGTGTACAGAGCTTCTTTTAAATGAGAGTTATAATGACTTTGAAATAGTTACTGAAGAGGTGTTAGAGAGAGAAGGTGTATTCTATCTTCTACCTTTTGAAGAGAATAACCTTCACACTCTTAAAGAGCTTATAGGAACAATAAGTAAAAAAGAGTTGGAAAACTTTATAACAATGACAGTAAAATATTTTAAAAATATTGAGATAGAGTATTTAGATTATAAAATTGTAGAGGGAGAGAAGAATACTCCTGTTCCTCAAGTTATTATAGAAAAAATTTCTCAAGACAATAGCTTATATCTGCAAATAAATGTTGTTATTTCAACAATGGATTATGAGTTTTTAAAGAAAAATGAGATCACGAAAACAGCAATAGTAAATAATCTTGAGAAGAAAATATCAATAAGTGAGATTGATTTAAGAAAATTGCCAGAAGCTGTGGAAGAGATTGTAAAAATTTTAGCAAAGCTTCAAAAAAATATAAAGATGAAGTCAGGTTTCTATTTAGATGATGATAACTTAATAATTTTACAAGAGAAATTAGCTAAGGAATTTATAACTAAAGAACTACTTCAACTTGCTTCAAAGTATAAGGTTGTTGGAACTGATAAGTTGAGAAAATATAATATAAAAGCTGTAAAACCAAAGGTTATTGGAAACTTTAGCCACTCAATAGATTTCTTAGAGGGAGAGGTAGAACTTGAGATAGAGGGAGAAAAATTCTCTATTTTAGATGTGTTATCATCATATAAAAAAGATTCATATATAGTTTTAAGTGATGGAACAAGTGCTCTTATCAATAGAAAATATATTGAGAAATTAGAGAGATTATTTAAAGATAGCGACGATAAGAAAAAAGTTAAACTTTCATTCTTTGATCTTCCAGTAATAGAAGAGCTTATTGAGGATAAGATATTTACTCAAGAGATGAATAAAAGTAGAAGTTTCTTTAAGGGAATTAATAGTGTAAAAGATTATGGTATTGATCCACCTAAGGTAAAGGCAAAACTAAGGGAATACCAAGAGTATGGATATAAATGGTTAGCATACTTAATGGATAATAATTTAGGTGGTTGTCTAGCTGATGATATGGGACTTGGAAAAACTTTACAAGCTATAGCAGTGCTAACAAGATTACATGAGGTTAAAGGAAAGAAAAGTTTAGTAATAATGCCAAAAAGTTTGATATATAACTGGGAAGGGGAAATAAAAAAATTCAGTCCTAAGTTAAAAGTTGGTATATATTATGGAAACTTTAGAAATACAGATATAATCAAGAAAAATAGTGTAATACTTACAACTTATGGAACAATAAGAAACGATATAGAAGTATTGAGAGATATGCAATTTGATACAATAATTCTTGATGAGTCACAAAATATTAAGAATATAAATGCACAAACAACAAAGGCTATAATGCTTCTTAATTCAAAAAATAGAATAGCTTTAAGTGGAACTCCAATTGAAAATAATTTAGGAGAACTATACTCACTATTTAGATTTTTAAATCCAGCTATGTTTGGGACAGCAGAGGAGTTTAATACTTACTATGCTGTACCTATTCAAAAGGAAAATGATCCTGAAGCAATAGAGGAGTTAAAGAAAAAAATATATCCATTTATTTTGAGAAGAGTTAAGAAAGAGGTTTTAAAAGATCTACCTGATAAGATAGAAAAAACTATGTTTATAGAGATGAATCCAGAGCAGAAAAAACTTTATGAAGAGAGAAGAAGTTACTATTATAAGATGGTTAATAGTCAAATCAAAGAAAATGGGATTGGAAAGACACAATTCTTTATTTTACAAGCTTTAAATGAGTTAAGACAGATAACAAGCTGTCCAGAATCAAAGAGTAATGGAGTTATGTCTAGTAAACGTGAAGTACTTGTAAACAATATTCTTGAAGCAGTAGAAAATGGACATAAGGTATTAGTGTTTACTAACTATATCAACTCTATTGAAAATATCTGTGAAGATCTAGAAAAGAATAAAATAAATTATCTATCAATGACAGGAAGCACAAAGGATAGACAATCATTAGTTGATAAATTCCAAAAGGATAATAAATATAAAGTATTTATAATGACATTAAAAACAGGAGGGGTAGGACTTAATCTTACAGCTGCTGACACGATATTTATATATGATCCTTGGTGGAATAAAACAGTAGAAAATCAAGCTATAGATAGAGCTTATAGACTTGGACAAGATAGAA